A portion of the Streptococcus urinalis 2285-97 genome contains these proteins:
- a CDS encoding alpha/beta hydrolase, producing MFKKWLNNCLVLIIAVGFIIMALVGRNHMMTTTKTKQKIYHSRMVPTILVPGSSASQERFNGTVNSLNQMGRKHGLLKLTVQTNGHIKYSGQLQSSDNQPYIVIAFQNNTDSYATIKKQAKWLSLALDDLQEKYHFRNFNAIGHSNGGLDWTVYLEKYYSSSALNIKTLMTIGTPYNFEVTDTAHQTEMLKDLIADKKSLPSSLIMYNVAGTQTYDGDYIVPIASVELGKYIYQNQVAHYTQVTVTGDAAEHSDLPQNTEVLSLIAEHILKGNIKKGTFQPKG from the coding sequence ATGTTCAAAAAGTGGCTCAATAATTGTCTTGTCCTTATCATAGCGGTAGGTTTTATTATAATGGCTCTAGTTGGTAGAAATCACATGATGACAACTACAAAGACAAAACAAAAGATTTACCATTCTAGAATGGTCCCAACTATTTTGGTGCCTGGTTCAAGTGCTAGTCAAGAAAGATTTAATGGGACAGTTAATTCGCTAAATCAGATGGGACGAAAACATGGTTTATTAAAATTAACGGTTCAAACAAATGGACATATTAAGTATAGTGGTCAACTACAGTCAAGTGATAATCAGCCATACATTGTCATTGCCTTTCAAAATAATACAGATAGTTATGCAACCATAAAAAAACAAGCCAAATGGTTATCATTAGCATTAGATGATCTTCAAGAAAAGTATCATTTCCGAAATTTCAATGCTATTGGTCATTCAAATGGTGGTCTTGACTGGACAGTTTATCTAGAAAAATATTATAGTTCATCTGCTCTAAATATTAAAACACTGATGACTATTGGGACACCTTATAATTTTGAAGTTACAGATACGGCTCATCAAACAGAAATGTTAAAGGATTTAATTGCAGACAAAAAAAGCTTACCAAGTTCCTTAATAATGTACAACGTTGCAGGTACACAAACCTATGATGGAGATTACATTGTCCCAATTGCAAGTGTAGAGTTGGGAAAATATATTTATCAAAACCAAGTGGCACATTACACTCAAGTAACAGTCACAGGTGATGCAGCAGAGCATTCTGACTTACCTCAGAATACTGAAGTCCTCAGTCTGATAGCGGAGCACATTTTAAAAGGAAATATCAAAAAAGGAACCTTTCAACCTAAAGGGTAA
- a CDS encoding gamma-glutamyl-gamma-aminobutyrate hydrolase family protein gives MSKPIIVITADSIVEPSAIINQVYADFAPRDLKEAVIKAGGIPIILPFPDDEKLGQEMAEALVSSFDGLIIPGGPDVDPTWFGEDPIRELGRTAYQRDAFEIPLVKAAKKAKKPIFGICRGLQVINVAFGGDLYQDLAKQNPDSYMKHSQLAPGGFPTHYVTVDSKSVFYSVLGEKSYVNSRHHQGVRKVADGFEATAVAADGVVEAIETSDGLVSAVQWHPENMWRADEKQFEVFKQFVSKC, from the coding sequence ATGTCTAAACCAATTATTGTGATTACTGCTGATAGCATTGTAGAGCCATCAGCTATTATTAATCAGGTCTACGCCGATTTTGCACCTAGAGATTTAAAAGAAGCCGTTATAAAAGCTGGTGGTATCCCAATTATTCTTCCCTTTCCAGATGATGAAAAATTAGGCCAAGAAATGGCAGAAGCACTTGTTTCATCTTTTGATGGTCTTATTATTCCTGGTGGCCCAGATGTTGATCCAACTTGGTTTGGAGAAGATCCTATTCGTGAACTAGGACGGACAGCTTATCAAAGAGATGCTTTTGAAATACCACTTGTAAAAGCTGCCAAAAAAGCTAAAAAACCTATTTTTGGTATTTGTCGAGGCTTACAAGTGATAAACGTTGCTTTTGGGGGTGACTTATATCAAGACTTAGCCAAACAAAATCCTGATAGTTATATGAAACACTCTCAATTAGCTCCTGGCGGCTTTCCAACACATTATGTAACGGTTGACTCCAAAAGTGTCTTTTATAGTGTTCTTGGAGAAAAATCTTATGTCAATTCAAGACATCACCAAGGCGTTAGAAAAGTTGCTGATGGTTTTGAAGCAACAGCTGTCGCAGCAGATGGTGTGGTTGAAGCTATTGAGACAAGTGATGGTTTAGTAAGTGCTGTTCAGTGGCATCCAGAAAATATGTGGCGTGCCGATGAAAAACAATTTGAAGTTTTCAAACAATTTGTTTCAAAGTGTTAA
- a CDS encoding 2-hydroxycarboxylate transporter family protein has translation MKKLNNIKIAGVSLPLYIGLVIVLAITIAMGKLPLNMVGITFMLVVLGHLFYYIGEKLPVWNTYLGGGSVFTLLAGAILAAVGLVPKSVITATSSFMSDWGFLDFYIAALICGSILGMNRKLLVKASAKFIPVALISMVIGFFATGAVGALLGQGFGHSVMYISFAQMAGGMGAGIVPLSKIYAANLHTSSATILSQLAPATTLGNIFAIIGAIVLARGFAKTKYNGNGVLIPVNKEDLEKPKVTLDATKIGVGLMLAFMLFLVGVILNAFVPKVHSYAFMIIIVFILKALDAVPKPLEECVVMFNQVIMTNLTHAVLAGIGLAMIDLSSLAKAMTWQFVLISLTSVVSMGLASWFIGKLLGMYPVETAIGAGMINNSMGGTGNIAVLSAADRMEMIAFAQMANRLGGAIILILGGLLINMFS, from the coding sequence ATGAAAAAGTTAAATAACATCAAAATAGCAGGTGTATCTTTACCATTATATATAGGTTTAGTTATTGTTCTTGCGATCACTATAGCAATGGGCAAACTACCTCTAAATATGGTGGGTATTACCTTTATGTTGGTTGTGTTAGGACATTTGTTCTATTATATCGGTGAGAAACTTCCTGTTTGGAATACTTATCTTGGAGGTGGTTCCGTTTTCACTCTCCTAGCTGGAGCCATCTTAGCTGCTGTTGGTTTAGTTCCAAAATCAGTTATCACAGCCACTTCTAGTTTCATGAGTGACTGGGGTTTTCTAGACTTTTATATTGCTGCCCTTATTTGTGGTTCCATCTTAGGGATGAACCGTAAGCTATTGGTAAAAGCTTCAGCTAAGTTTATTCCAGTAGCATTGATCTCAATGGTTATTGGATTCTTTGCAACTGGTGCAGTTGGAGCATTGCTCGGTCAAGGTTTCGGACATTCCGTTATGTATATTTCCTTCGCACAAATGGCAGGTGGTATGGGTGCTGGGATTGTTCCTTTGTCAAAAATCTATGCTGCAAACTTACATACAAGTTCAGCGACCATCTTATCGCAACTTGCCCCAGCAACTACCTTAGGTAACATTTTTGCCATCATTGGTGCAATTGTACTTGCGCGTGGATTTGCAAAGACAAAATACAATGGTAATGGTGTTTTAATTCCAGTGAATAAAGAAGACTTGGAAAAACCAAAAGTAACTCTTGATGCAACAAAAATCGGTGTTGGTTTAATGCTTGCCTTCATGTTGTTCCTTGTCGGTGTTATCCTTAATGCCTTTGTTCCTAAAGTGCATTCATATGCTTTCATGATTATTATTGTCTTTATCTTAAAAGCATTAGATGCTGTACCTAAACCACTTGAAGAATGTGTGGTTATGTTTAATCAAGTTATTATGACAAACTTAACACATGCAGTCTTAGCTGGTATTGGGCTTGCTATGATAGACCTTTCTTCACTTGCAAAAGCCATGACTTGGCAATTTGTACTTATTAGTTTGACTTCAGTGGTTTCTATGGGACTTGCTTCATGGTTTATTGGTAAATTATTAGGTATGTATCCAGTAGAAACAGCTATTGGTGCAGGGATGATCAATAACTCAATGGGAGGTACAGGTAATATTGCCGTCCTTTCAGCAGCAGATCGCATGGAGATGATTGCATTTGCACAAATGGCTAACAGATTGGGTGGAGCTATTATCCTCATATTGGGTGGCTTATTAATCAATATGTTCTCATAA
- a CDS encoding ATP-binding cassette domain-containing protein, which translates to MLQVIDVSKNYGKKEVLKNISINFEDNYGVYGLLGRNGVGKSTLMKISNHLLFIWKTSYMLVVRFIVITHFSRGK; encoded by the coding sequence ATGTTACAAGTGATTGATGTAAGTAAAAATTACGGGAAAAAAGAAGTTTTAAAGAATATCTCAATAAATTTTGAAGATAATTATGGTGTATATGGATTATTAGGAAGAAATGGTGTTGGTAAGAGTACCTTAATGAAGATATCAAATCACCTTCTGTTCATCTGGAAAACATCCTATATGTTGGTGGTCAGATTTATAGTTATAACTCACTTTTCCAGGGGAAAATAG
- a CDS encoding GntR family transcriptional regulator, with protein MNDAIPIYLQIAQIIEDDIISGRYQMDDKVPSTNEFAKLLQINPATAGKGLNDLVNQEILYKKRGMGMFVTENARNIITKKRQHAFSHYLLPDFLKEAQQLDIQKDELIKMIEEIYDVTSD; from the coding sequence ATGAATGATGCTATACCTATTTACTTGCAAATTGCACAAATCATAGAAGACGACATTATCAGTGGACGCTATCAGATGGATGATAAAGTACCTTCTACTAATGAATTTGCTAAATTGTTACAGATTAATCCTGCTACAGCTGGAAAAGGATTAAATGATCTAGTTAATCAAGAAATTCTTTACAAAAAAAGAGGTATGGGAATGTTTGTTACTGAAAATGCTAGGAATATAATTACCAAAAAAAGACAACATGCTTTTTCACACTATCTATTACCAGACTTTTTAAAAGAAGCACAACAATTAGATATTCAAAAAGATGAGCTAATAAAGATGATTGAGGAGATTTATGATGTTACAAGTGATTGA
- a CDS encoding MurR/RpiR family transcriptional regulator — MVIFSKAEFKVYQYLQTHLDDVEIFTISKLANVCHTSTSAVLRFCQTLGYKGYKDFRFDVTHYLHHQQQKNSEDITDHMIDQYATSINQLKKLDRQQLDHLISVIRSGSKIHIVGIFHSSLPARLLHIGLQDLGMCSSYAGDLNAISHLTNIIDENDILIDFSISGLIENYRYALSALSHNMPKESFLITLNPNAQVKKYYQKLIVLPGISLSKESIVDIQSISIMFVELLLNRLHSKLD, encoded by the coding sequence TTGGTCATTTTTTCAAAAGCAGAGTTCAAAGTTTACCAATATTTACAAACACATTTAGATGATGTCGAGATATTCACCATTAGTAAATTGGCAAATGTTTGTCATACGTCAACATCAGCGGTATTAAGGTTTTGTCAAACATTAGGATATAAAGGTTATAAAGACTTTCGTTTTGATGTCACTCATTATTTACATCATCAACAACAAAAAAATTCTGAGGATATTACAGATCATATGATTGATCAGTATGCAACAAGCATTAATCAACTCAAAAAATTAGACCGTCAACAGCTTGATCATCTGATCTCTGTCATTAGATCTGGTTCAAAAATTCATATTGTTGGAATCTTTCATTCGTCATTACCTGCAAGACTATTACATATTGGTTTACAAGATTTAGGAATGTGTTCGTCCTATGCCGGAGATTTAAATGCGATATCTCATTTGACAAATATTATTGATGAAAATGATATTTTAATCGATTTTTCTATTTCAGGATTAATTGAGAATTACCGGTACGCATTAAGTGCCCTGTCACACAATATGCCTAAAGAATCATTTCTCATAACGCTTAATCCAAACGCACAAGTTAAAAAGTACTACCAAAAATTGATTGTTTTGCCAGGGATCTCTTTATCAAAAGAATCAATTGTTGATATCCAATCCATTTCAATTATGTTTGTTGAACTTTTATTGAATCGATTACATTCCAAATTAGATTAA
- a CDS encoding malolactic enzyme yields the protein MRAHDILNNPFLNKGTAFTMEERKEHGLIGLLPPYVQTLEEQAAQTYQHYLQKPSDLEKRLFLMEIFNTNRTLFYYLFNQHIVEFNPIVYDPIIADTIENYSHLFVDPQYAAYLDINHPENIEETLKNAAGDRDIRLIVVTDAEGILGIGDWGTQGVDISVGKLMVYTAAAGIDPSSVLPLVIDAGTNRKELLDDDMYLGNRHERVRGDQYYDFIDQFVQTAENLFPKLYLHWEDFGRSNAANILNKYKKEIPTFNDDIQGTGIVVLGGIFGALDITGEKLTDQVYLCYGGGSAGAGIADRVHAEMVAEGLSEEEAYKHFFMIDQQGLLFDDMDDLTDAQKPFAKKRSDFENAGDMTDLLTVIKTVKPTILVGTSTDAGAFTKEVVEAMCENTERPVIFPISNPTKKLEATAQQVIEWSDGKAFVATGVPSGTITYKGVDYEIGQANNALIYPGLGLGMLASEASLLTDEMIGAAAHSLSGIVNPGQPGAPVLPPFQYVADVSIKVAEAVAKKAQEQGLSQAKETDMAKAVRDLKWYPEY from the coding sequence ATGCGTGCACATGATATTTTAAATAACCCATTTTTGAATAAGGGAACTGCCTTTACGATGGAAGAACGTAAAGAACATGGTTTAATTGGTCTTCTTCCACCTTATGTTCAAACACTTGAAGAGCAAGCTGCTCAAACTTATCAACATTACTTACAAAAACCATCAGATTTAGAAAAACGTCTTTTCTTGATGGAAATTTTTAATACAAACCGTACTTTATTCTACTATTTATTTAATCAACATATTGTAGAATTTAATCCAATTGTATATGATCCAATCATTGCTGATACAATTGAAAACTACAGTCATCTATTTGTTGATCCTCAATACGCTGCTTATCTAGATATCAATCATCCAGAAAATATTGAAGAAACACTTAAAAATGCAGCAGGAGATCGTGATATTCGTCTTATCGTTGTAACAGATGCTGAAGGTATTCTAGGAATTGGTGACTGGGGAACTCAAGGTGTTGATATTTCAGTTGGTAAATTAATGGTTTACACAGCCGCTGCAGGTATTGACCCATCATCAGTGTTGCCACTTGTTATTGATGCTGGAACAAATCGTAAAGAATTGTTAGATGATGACATGTACCTTGGTAATAGACATGAACGTGTTCGTGGTGACCAATACTATGACTTTATTGATCAATTTGTTCAAACAGCTGAAAATCTTTTTCCTAAACTTTACCTTCACTGGGAAGATTTTGGTCGTTCAAATGCAGCAAATATCTTAAATAAATACAAAAAAGAAATTCCAACATTTAATGATGATATCCAAGGAACAGGTATTGTTGTATTAGGTGGTATTTTTGGAGCATTAGATATTACTGGTGAAAAATTAACAGATCAAGTTTACTTATGTTATGGTGGTGGTTCAGCTGGTGCTGGTATTGCTGATCGTGTCCATGCAGAAATGGTTGCAGAAGGTCTTTCAGAAGAAGAAGCCTACAAACATTTCTTTATGATTGACCAACAAGGTCTATTATTTGATGATATGGACGACTTAACAGATGCTCAAAAACCATTTGCTAAAAAACGTTCAGATTTTGAAAATGCTGGTGATATGACTGATCTACTAACAGTTATCAAAACAGTAAAACCTACTATTTTAGTTGGTACTTCAACTGATGCTGGTGCCTTTACAAAAGAAGTTGTTGAAGCTATGTGTGAAAATACTGAACGTCCAGTCATTTTCCCAATTTCTAACCCAACTAAAAAACTTGAAGCAACAGCTCAACAAGTTATTGAATGGTCAGATGGTAAAGCTTTTGTAGCAACTGGTGTTCCTTCAGGTACAATTACTTATAAAGGTGTTGATTATGAAATTGGTCAAGCCAATAATGCACTTATCTATCCAGGACTTGGTTTAGGTATGCTAGCATCTGAAGCATCATTATTAACTGATGAAATGATTGGTGCCGCTGCACATTCTCTATCAGGTATTGTTAATCCTGGTCAACCTGGCGCACCTGTGCTTCCTCCATTCCAATACGTTGCTGATGTTTCTATCAAAGTTGCTGAAGCTGTTGCTAAAAAAGCACAAGAACAAGGATTGTCACAAGCAAAAGAAACAGATATGGCCAAAGCTGTTCGTGACCTCAAATGGTATCCAGAATACTAA
- a CDS encoding LysR family transcriptional regulator — protein MNIRDLEYFNQLSKRLSYTVVAQDFNVSQPTVTYAIKRLETLYDCQLVIKDPSHRSVVLTQEGQLLNRHIETILEEFKITKKAIEHSKKNKLHIGFPPIIRARILSKILDNQETISALSQFNIVSGGSSRLLSQLLSGELDFSLLGSIEPLHHPSLTINLLYKREFSIFVSKDHPLASKKEISFSETLAYPFVILDESSVHLKAFQLLNQKYQNKAKVILNLPDAQTIGQVVKTNIGITLMSDFLPFSDEHDLVKIPLVESDKLYFYVQYAYLTSSLLNSQLLSFKSILDEMARQ, from the coding sequence ATGAATATACGTGACTTAGAGTACTTTAACCAACTTTCAAAACGCCTTTCTTATACGGTTGTTGCACAAGATTTTAATGTTAGTCAACCTACTGTTACTTATGCTATCAAAAGACTTGAAACACTTTATGATTGTCAACTGGTCATTAAAGATCCTTCTCATCGTTCAGTTGTCTTAACTCAGGAAGGCCAATTGTTGAATAGACATATTGAAACCATTCTAGAAGAATTTAAAATTACAAAAAAGGCTATTGAGCATTCTAAAAAGAACAAACTCCATATCGGATTTCCTCCTATCATTCGAGCTCGTATTTTATCTAAGATTTTGGATAATCAAGAGACCATTTCAGCATTGTCACAATTTAACATTGTCTCAGGAGGTTCTTCACGTTTATTGTCACAGTTACTGTCAGGTGAGTTAGATTTTAGCTTACTTGGGAGTATTGAACCATTACACCATCCTAGTTTAACTATTAATCTTCTTTACAAAAGAGAATTTTCTATTTTTGTTTCTAAAGACCATCCGTTAGCTTCAAAAAAAGAAATTTCATTTAGCGAAACATTAGCCTATCCTTTTGTGATTTTAGATGAAAGTTCTGTTCATCTAAAAGCATTTCAGCTGTTAAATCAAAAATATCAAAATAAAGCAAAAGTTATTTTAAATCTTCCGGATGCACAGACTATTGGACAAGTTGTTAAGACAAATATCGGGATCACTCTAATGTCTGATTTTTTACCATTTTCTGATGAACATGATTTAGTAAAAATTCCACTTGTTGAAAGTGATAAATTATATTTTTATGTTCAATATGCCTATCTCACATCCAGTTTACTAAATAGTCAACTACTTTCATTCAAATCAATACTTGATGAAATGGCAAGACAATAA
- a CDS encoding PTS sugar transporter subunit IIC — protein sequence MKSKINHVKIAIYKSMRRFFPLALIYSFVTIVNTLFLTPHSFFSETIGLKLYQNTYVNYVSSRLINFNNLVLGLIIGLFAAYLLKELLEEKVEKPFLSSLFQFLTVWFILGSSNLIIDNRFVAQPFWVLLILLAFLFAFASHIVRKWEYQFPMLVWIPIIVLTYVATSFNTWANKFPNIDPNFSWQGLFFKLAGSGPVHLYSVLLWSIIAIIIFSTGFPNPSFLIWPDSSLPSVSDNLNTILKSSTAKIPHLFNLYTVHSPFALFGGVGLLLALACAMVIYLQQNPNPLSKRLLALSFIPLLFDQSLPFVMCFPLIFQPILVIPMILSTLIAELIGASVLYLGWLTPAIYNVPNGTPNLLFGFLASNGDWRYLLIVLVIMIISTSIYYPFVKKIVKGEDDVQKVAQ from the coding sequence ATGAAATCTAAAATTAATCATGTTAAAATAGCCATCTATAAAAGCATGAGGCGCTTTTTTCCTTTGGCTTTAATTTATTCATTTGTAACTATTGTGAATACTTTATTTTTGACGCCACATAGCTTTTTTTCAGAAACAATAGGGTTAAAACTATATCAAAATACCTATGTTAACTATGTGTCAAGCCGTCTTATTAATTTCAATAATTTAGTATTAGGGTTGATTATTGGGCTTTTTGCAGCTTACCTCTTAAAAGAGTTGCTTGAAGAAAAGGTTGAAAAGCCTTTTTTATCTAGTTTATTTCAATTTTTGACTGTATGGTTTATTTTAGGAAGCTCTAACTTAATTATTGATAATCGATTTGTTGCTCAGCCTTTTTGGGTATTACTAATATTATTGGCATTTTTATTTGCTTTTGCTAGCCATATTGTTCGTAAGTGGGAATATCAGTTTCCAATGTTAGTATGGATACCTATTATTGTTCTAACCTACGTTGCAACTTCATTTAATACTTGGGCAAATAAATTTCCAAATATAGATCCTAATTTCTCTTGGCAAGGTCTATTTTTTAAACTTGCCGGAAGTGGCCCCGTGCATTTGTATAGTGTCCTGTTGTGGTCAATTATAGCTATCATTATTTTTTCAACTGGTTTTCCCAACCCCAGTTTCCTGATTTGGCCAGACTCGTCGTTACCTTCTGTTAGTGATAATTTAAATACAATATTAAAAAGTTCAACAGCTAAAATACCTCATCTTTTTAATTTATATACTGTTCATTCACCTTTTGCTTTATTTGGAGGTGTCGGTTTACTTTTGGCATTGGCTTGCGCAATGGTTATCTATTTACAACAAAATCCCAATCCCCTATCGAAAAGACTATTAGCCCTGTCATTTATTCCTTTATTGTTTGATCAATCTTTGCCCTTTGTAATGTGTTTTCCACTAATCTTTCAACCGATTTTAGTCATTCCAATGATTTTATCAACTCTTATAGCTGAATTGATTGGAGCATCAGTACTCTATTTAGGTTGGTTAACTCCAGCTATCTATAATGTGCCAAATGGGACACCTAATCTTTTATTTGGTTTTTTAGCTTCAAATGGAGATTGGCGATACCTTCTGATTGTTTTAGTTATTATGATTATTTCTACGAGTATTTATTACCCATTTGTTAAGAAAATCGTGAAAGGAGAAGACGATGTTCAAAAAGTGGCTCAATAA
- a CDS encoding aminotransferase, protein MKIAKFGVEDWLNRWEAKATYDLSQSTVSSLSLEEIITIDGTDFQKFFVELKTKKMNYGDIEGSNAFKYQVSTLYQTMSAENILQTNGATGANLLAIFSIVEAGDHVISMMPTYQQLYELPKTLGAEVDFIKLEEKNNWNFPLDQLTQLIRSDTKLILLNSANNPTGTVIDKKMLNEIAKIAREVNAYVLVDEVYYPFEDTEWVSIVDIYEKGISTNSLSKTFSVPGIRIGWLAASETIIESFRKYRDYTMISSGIIDDAVAVHVLKNKNKILNRNQKIIEENYQILKNWVDKEEKITLRLPNKVSTSFVHIDVPLDTKTFCLKLLEETGVLLVPGDVYNYKESTFNHLVRLGYCCKKQTLIKGLEKISHFLNSEFSE, encoded by the coding sequence ATGAAAATAGCAAAGTTTGGTGTAGAAGATTGGCTTAATCGATGGGAGGCAAAAGCGACTTACGATTTGTCACAAAGTACAGTCTCTTCCTTATCTTTAGAAGAAATCATTACTATTGATGGAACTGACTTTCAAAAATTTTTTGTAGAGTTAAAGACTAAGAAAATGAATTATGGTGATATTGAGGGGTCAAATGCTTTTAAATATCAAGTTTCCACTTTATATCAAACGATGTCTGCCGAAAATATTCTCCAAACCAATGGTGCAACAGGTGCTAATTTATTAGCAATATTTTCTATTGTAGAGGCTGGTGATCATGTTATTTCAATGATGCCAACTTATCAGCAGTTATACGAACTACCCAAAACCCTTGGTGCAGAAGTAGATTTTATTAAGCTTGAGGAGAAAAATAATTGGAATTTTCCACTAGATCAATTAACGCAGCTTATTAGAAGTGATACCAAGCTTATTCTTTTAAATTCAGCAAATAATCCAACAGGAACAGTTATTGACAAAAAAATGTTGAATGAAATCGCAAAAATAGCAAGGGAAGTTAATGCATATGTCCTGGTTGATGAAGTCTATTACCCATTTGAAGATACTGAGTGGGTATCTATTGTTGATATCTATGAAAAAGGGATTTCTACAAATTCGTTATCAAAAACATTTTCCGTTCCAGGAATAAGAATAGGTTGGTTAGCAGCTTCAGAAACAATTATTGAATCCTTTAGAAAATACAGAGACTACACGATGATTTCTTCTGGAATAATCGATGACGCAGTAGCTGTACATGTATTAAAAAATAAAAATAAAATTCTAAATCGTAATCAAAAAATAATAGAAGAAAATTATCAAATTTTAAAAAATTGGGTAGATAAAGAAGAAAAAATAACATTGCGTTTACCAAACAAAGTCTCTACCTCTTTTGTACATATAGATGTTCCGCTAGATACAAAGACGTTTTGCCTGAAATTGCTAGAAGAGACAGGAGTACTATTAGTTCCAGGAGATGTTTACAACTATAAAGAAAGTACTTTTAATCACCTAGTGCGATTAGGATACTGTTGCAAAAAGCAGACGCTAATCAAGGGATTAGAAAAAATTAGTCATTTCTTAAATTCCGAATTTAGTGAATAA